Within Pseudomonas sp. LBUM920, the genomic segment GCTCGATACAGCCCGACAGAAGCATGCACTCATCGAGAGTCAGGCTTCGAAATACCGCTAAAGCGCTGGTTCGGTGTTGCCTCTCACCTGCCCGCAGACTTTTGAGGCAGAGACACGACACGATGAATGCACTTCGCCCCCTCATACGCCTGGCCCCGATCACCGCGGACCTGACTCAGCGCAATCCGAAAATCCTCCTGGGTGGCAAGCACCAGCCTACGCTGCTGCGTTACCTCGATGGCTGGCCGCGTCGCACCGGGCGGCCTTCGGCGTTCCTGATCCAGTTTGTGGAAGATGGCGACTCCCTGGCCCGATTTGCCACCAACAGTTTCGACCTTGCGGTAATTCAGGCGCCTAGCGCCGCTGATGCCGATGAAGTCATCCGTCAGCTGACGCGCATTGCCCGCCAAGGGCTGATCGCTCGTCGTTGAAGGCTTAGAGCTGGATGGCGGTCACGGCCGATCGACGTCGCCGGTTGTAAAGCGACACCATCCACGCGATAAGGCACAACAGCAGCGGTACGGCGCTGATCAGCAGCAGTTTCAGGGTTAGCTCCACTTTATGCACCGATGCGTAAGCCTCGACCTTGAGCGCCTGTAACTCCATGGGCAGTCGCAGGCGTTCCTTGTTCAGTGCCTGCAGCTGGGCATTGGTATTCACCGCTTGGGTGCCGAAGCCGGTGTCTGGCGGTTTCAGGCGTTGCCATTCGTGCTCGGTTCGCTCAAGCCGTCGTTCAAGTTCTCCCGCCTTTTGGGCGTAGGCCTGTGCAGCGGCTTCGCGCACGTCTGAAAGCGGGTTGGGCGATTGGCTGGCCGTTGCACGGGGTCGAATGCTCGCGAGAACGTCAGGAGCCGCCAGGTTATCCAAGGTATTCAAGATAAACGTAACGTTGCTGTTGGCGGCAGAGCTGATGACAGAGTCCATGAGTAAATCAGTGTCGGCGACCACCACCACCTGAATGTCTGCGGCCTTTTGCAAACCAGCAGACTGCCCGTCGACACCGTCTGGAAATGCGGAATAGGCGGGGCCGCCGAGGCGAGCCGCTATCACCTGGCGTTGGCCGACAGCAGACGGTTGTTCGATCAGTGAGTCGAGTGCGGTGGTTGATGCAAAGCGCGCAGCGTCCAATAGCGCAGACTGCGTGGAGCTTTGCAGCAGCGGGGTGAGCAGCGTGCGGCTTTTCCTGATGCGAGAAAGTGCGCCACTGCTCGAGACAATCACCGTATCCAGTTTCCACGCGCTGACGTCGTCCGCCGTCATCGCCTGGCGCGGCAGGCTCAACCTGGCCGGATGGAAGACGGTCGGCTTGCCAGCGCCGGGAGACGCCGACGAGGCGTAGAGATTATCCACCAGCAGCTTGTCCGCCGGCATCTGTACGCCCCATGCGGCAAGCAGGCCGTCCAGCATGGGATTTGCCGGCGCGGCGTCTGACGCGCTCTCGCTCAGTGGGTCGAGAAAGATCAGCAGTTTTCCGCCCCTGAGGACAAACTGTTCGATCGCGTACAGGGTTCGCTCTGGCAGTACGCGCGGGTGGACGACCATCAGCGTCCCGATCGATTCAGGCACTTGGGGAATGTTCGCTGCCAGGCTTTCGAGGGTGAAGTGCTGATGCATTTTCGCCAGTAACAACCCGCCGGACTCGTTCAACGCCAACCCTGTCAGCACGCCAATAACGGGTGGCGCTGGGTGCCCCAGTGTGTAGATCAAGTGGCTTATTTCATATTCGAGCATCGGTTCGTCATCCAGGCTGAATGCGTCGATACGTTGTGCAGCCTGGCCTGCACGCACACCTATCAGACCGAGAAACCCGCGTGTGTCGTCCAGCCCGAACAGGCCCGCTTTATAGGCCTCTTCTGAATAAGGCCCCGGATCAATAACGTGCAAGTTAATCCTGCCCCTGGCGGCTTTTTCGAACTCCTCAAGCAGATCTCCCACCCGTTCGCCATAGCGTTTCAACGCTTGGCTTTTTCGCGGATCATGGCGTGAGTTGAAGTAATACAAATCCAGTGGTTCCTCAAGTGAGGCGAGCAGTTGCCGGGCCTGCGGCGACAACGTATGGATTTTGTGTTGTGAAAAGTCCCAACGGATATCGGGAAGGTTGTTTACCCAGACCAGATTAAAGGCCAGAAAGAGTAATGATATGACCGTAAGTGTCATACCCGTGCGAATAGCGGATCGCATGCGGTGCTTTCCTTCTCAACGGGTTTTGTAATTGAGTGTGACTGCTGTTGCCGCAAGAAAGGCAAGGATCATGCTGACGAAGTACAGGCTGTCATGGAGTGTCAGTTTGCCGTTGTCGAGAGTGCCGAAGCGTAAGATCGGGTCAAGCGCGATCAGACTGTCTACCACCCAAATAGGCGCCTGGTGCTCAAGGGCATCCAGTGCTGAAGAAAGCATGCTGACTGTAAGCAGCAAACCGAGCGAAAGTAGGAAAATAACGATGCGCCGATGAGTCAGTGCGCAAATAAAGCATCCCACCGATAGATAACTTCCCGCGAGCAACCCGCTCGCCAGAAATTGTGAGGTGATAACGGCGTTGTCCGCAGCGCCCAGGTAGTTGGCGACAACCACCAAAGGGAAAGTCAGGGCCAAGGCAATGCCACACACGACCCATGCGGCCAGAAATTTCCCCAACACCCGTTCGACGGTCGTGATGGGCAGCGTTTTCATCATGTTGCGCATGCCAGGGTTATGTTCGTCCGACCACAGCTGCGTTGACAAGCTTGGAATCAGCAGCAGGTAGAGCCAAGGGTGTAACTGGAAAAACACCTGTAAATCAGCACCGCCTTCTTCGAGCCATGGGCTCGTATTCAGCCCCAGTGCCGCGCACAGCAGTACAAACGCAGCAACACTCAGGTACGTGCCTGGCGTACGGGCATAGCTGACGAGTTGACGCTTGAAAATCACCGGCAGCAGTTTCAAAGAGATACCTCATGACTCAAATGGCGAACGACTTCGTTCAGGCGCCCTGTTTCCAGTTTCAATGACGTGATGTTCCAGCCGCGATGGGCGATAAGTGCGTTGATATGGGGATAGATGCTGTGACCGGGCAGGGCCAGAACGGTCACGGTGCCGGGTGTATGCCGGTCTTCTTCTATGCCGGCGACGCCGGGTAAGACGGCCAATGCGAGTAAATCCAGCGGGGTTTCTGCGGCCAGGGTGACGGCCCGGTAGTGTCGGGATTTGCGCTGAAACTCGGGCAGCGGCGTGTCAGCCACCAACTGGCCGCGCGCGATAACCAGTGCCCGCGTGCACAGGCTGGCCAGCTCGTCGCAATGCCGGGAGGCGATAATCACCGCCATTTCTTCGGTCAGGGACTGGACCAGTGTTCTGAATTTGATCCGTTGATTCGGCGCCAGACCCTCGGTCGGTTCATCCAGCAGAAGCAGGCTGGGTGTATGCAGGATGGCTTGCGCGATGGCTACCTTGCGCTTCAAACCTACGCAAAGCGCACCGACAGGAACGTTGAGCACACGCGACAATTCCAGGCGCATGG encodes:
- a CDS encoding Gldg family protein, producing MRSAIRTGMTLTVISLLFLAFNLVWVNNLPDIRWDFSQHKIHTLSPQARQLLASLEEPLDLYYFNSRHDPRKSQALKRYGERVGDLLEEFEKAARGRINLHVIDPGPYSEEAYKAGLFGLDDTRGFLGLIGVRAGQAAQRIDAFSLDDEPMLEYEISHLIYTLGHPAPPVIGVLTGLALNESGGLLLAKMHQHFTLESLAANIPQVPESIGTLMVVHPRVLPERTLYAIEQFVLRGGKLLIFLDPLSESASDAAPANPMLDGLLAAWGVQMPADKLLVDNLYASSASPGAGKPTVFHPARLSLPRQAMTADDVSAWKLDTVIVSSSGALSRIRKSRTLLTPLLQSSTQSALLDAARFASTTALDSLIEQPSAVGQRQVIAARLGGPAYSAFPDGVDGQSAGLQKAADIQVVVVADTDLLMDSVISSAANSNVTFILNTLDNLAAPDVLASIRPRATASQSPNPLSDVREAAAQAYAQKAGELERRLERTEHEWQRLKPPDTGFGTQAVNTNAQLQALNKERLRLPMELQALKVEAYASVHKVELTLKLLLISAVPLLLCLIAWMVSLYNRRRRSAVTAIQL
- a CDS encoding ABC transporter permease produces the protein MKLLPVIFKRQLVSYARTPGTYLSVAAFVLLCAALGLNTSPWLEEGGADLQVFFQLHPWLYLLLIPSLSTQLWSDEHNPGMRNMMKTLPITTVERVLGKFLAAWVVCGIALALTFPLVVVANYLGAADNAVITSQFLASGLLAGSYLSVGCFICALTHRRIVIFLLSLGLLLTVSMLSSALDALEHQAPIWVVDSLIALDPILRFGTLDNGKLTLHDSLYFVSMILAFLAATAVTLNYKTR
- a CDS encoding ABC transporter ATP-binding protein, with translation MLEISSLTKYLGKSKVINNFSLFAQRQECIGLFGEDGAGKTTLLNLIAGIANPSSGSITVHGFNTQTHPLQARKVLGYQLQAGLSHQTMSVKGFLNFIADVRGFTGAEKRSRVDRAAMRLELSRVLNVPVGALCVGLKRKVAIAQAILHTPSLLLLDEPTEGLAPNQRIKFRTLVQSLTEEMAVIIASRHCDELASLCTRALVIARGQLVADTPLPEFQRKSRHYRAVTLAAETPLDLLALAVLPGVAGIEEDRHTPGTVTVLALPGHSIYPHINALIAHRGWNITSLKLETGRLNEVVRHLSHEVSL